A part of Cataglyphis hispanica isolate Lineage 1 chromosome 7, ULB_Chis1_1.0, whole genome shotgun sequence genomic DNA contains:
- the LOC126851027 gene encoding spondin-1-like gives MLFLLFTACLIAVTQAGCPMRPTVGQTSANRTQGDGGYRILVKNEYIPDTIHIISLQGSRTHERLQQFTRFTLTVHSSYLPTSSAHVGYFQLFPDSLTTFDEDCVNTISETTDFPKSEIQVMWRAPPTGSGCVIFTAMILENNVRWYAEDGALSKVVCESTGTKGENETRCCACDEAKYSITMEGIWSNRTHPKDFPFSTWLTHFSDVIGASHEPNFSFWGRDHIATDGFRQLAEWGSATGVEAELRENSRYLRTLIKAAGLWFPNVNSNTTTSFTVDRKHNLLSVASMLGPSPDWVVGVSKLNLCQKDCTWTKSMIIDLYPWDAGTDNGISYMSPNSETKPREKMKPITTLYPEDPRSPFYDPSGRPMHPLARLYINREKIIPRGCSEELLQQQVAELEVAENTEDTSRFECETTDYSPWSSCSVTCGKGLRMRTRSYRMPQKAAMFNCNRQLISKEMCVASIAECSGEEESDDDVVSSRFASNPLCETTEWSEWSECSNTCGIGMKTRTRRFLDHRGRKWCPLVSLVERDKCMGPPCSTGTEEQIDPVCKVTDWSDWSPCSASCGKGVKLRTRLLMVDPSLQTECSSRVELLQQRPCLVQADCTFDMATAKVVCMEEADPGPCRGYFQRWAFNPQKLMCVPFAYGGCRGNRNNFLTADECGNTCGIVRAALTGQSFNETVNRDQVPSESLNPPPARPMHCVVTRWSLWSPCSVTCGVGYSTSQRVIEREAANGGRPCPKKLHRRHRCELAPCEEI, from the exons ATGTTATTCTTACTATTTACGGCGTGTCTCATCGCCGTGACTCAGGCCGGATGTCCCATGCGACCGACGGTGGGACAAACTTCCGCAAATAGAACACAAGGCGATGGTGGTTATAGGATTCTTGTCAAAAACGAATATATTCCCGATACAATCCATATAATTAGTCTGCAAG gaTCACGAACGCACGAGAGATTGCAACAATTTACACGCTTCACTCTCACAGTGCACTCTTCATACTTGCCGACTTCTTCGGCGCACGTCGGTTATTTCCAGCTGTTTCCGGATTCCTTGACCACCTTTGACGAGGACTGCGTTAACACGATATCCGAAACAACCGATTTCCCGAAATCGGAG attcaAGTGATGTGGCGCGCACCGCCGACCGGTTCCGGATGTGTTATCTTTACCGCTATGATTTTGGAGAACAACGTACGATGGTACGCTGAAGACGGTGCCCTTTCCAAGGTCGTTTGCGAGTCGACAGGCACGAAAGGTGAAAACGAGACTAGATGCTGTGCCTGCGATGAAGCCAAGTATTCG ataactaTGGAGGGCATCTGGTCAAACAGAACGCATCCGAAAGATTTCCCTTTTTCCACCTGGTTGACCCATTTCAGTGACGTAATCGGCGCATCACACGAGCCAAATTTCTCCTTCTGGGGCAGAGATCACATCGCGACAGATGGCTTTCGACAACTGGCCGAGTGGGGCTCAGCGACAGGCGTCGAAGCAGAATTACGAGAAAATTCTAGATATCTCAGGACACTTATTAAGGCTGCCGGTCTCTGGTTTCCTAATGTCAATTCCAATACAACGACAAGTTTTAC GGTGGATCGAAAACATAATCTTCTCTCAGTGGCTTCTATGTTAGGTCCGTCTCCTGATTGGGTGGTAGGAGTGAGCAAACTTAATCTTTGTCAGAAGGACTGCACGTGGACGAAAAGCATGATAATCGATTTATATCCTTGGGACGCCGGTACTGACAACGGCATCAGTTACATGTCGCCAAATTCCGAGACGAAACCGCGCGAGAAGATGAAGCCCATAACGACTCTCTATCCGGAAGACCCGCGATCTCCGTTCTACGATCCGTCTGGTAGACCGATGCATCCGTTAGCCCGACTGTACATAAATCGAGAAAAGATCATACCGCGCGGATGTAGCGAGGAACTTTTACAGCAGCAAGTAGCTGAATTGGAAGTGGCCGAGAACACCGAGGACACATCAAGAT TCGAGTGCGAAACGACGGATTACTCGCCATGGTCCTCGTGTTCAGTGACCTGCGGCAAGGGCTTAAGAATGCGCACAAGGTCGTACAGAATGCCGCAAAAAGCCGCCATGTTCAATTGTAACAGACAACTGATCTCGAAGGAGATGTGCGTGGCGTCTATCGCAGAGTGCTC GGGCGAGGAGGAAAGCGACGACGACGTAGTTTCGTCGCGATTCGCGAGCAACCCACTTTGCGAGACCACCGAGTGGAGCGAGTGGTCCGAATGTTCGAACACGTGCGGAATAGGAATGAAAACGCGCACGAGGAGATTCCTCGATCATCGTGGCCGTAAATGGTGCCCGTTAGTGTCGCTCGTCGAGAGGGATAAGTGCATGGGGCCGCCTTGCTCAACGGGAACGGAAGAGCAGATCGATCCTGTCTGCAAG GTCACGGATTGGTCCGACTGGTCGCCGTGTAGCGCTTCCTGCGGCAAGGGTGTAAAATTGAGGACGAGGTTGCTGATGGTCGATCCGTCTCTGCAGACGGAATGCTCCTCGCGCGTGGAATTGCTTCAGCAACGACCGTGCCTCGTCCAAGCTGACTGTACATTTGACATGGCAACGGCAAAAg TTGTATGCATGGAGGAAGCAGATCCCGGCCCGTGCAGGGGCTACTTCCAGAGATGGGCCTTCAATCCGCAGAAATTGATGTGCGTGCCCTTCGCGTACGGCGGATGTCGCGGCAACCGAAATAATTTCCTAACTGCGGATGAATGCGGCAACACGTGTGGCATC GTACGAGCTGCTCTAACCGGTCAGTCTTTTAACGAAACCGTAAACCGAGATCAAGTACCCAGCGAATCGCTTAATCCGCCTCCCGCTCGCCCCATGCATTGTGTGGTGACGCGTTGGTCACTTTGGTCACCGTGTAGTGTTACTTGCGGCGTCGGTTATTCAACGAGTCAGCGTGTCATCGAG cGAGAAGCTGCAAATGGCGGCCGTCCTTGCCCGAAAAAATTACATCGTCGTCATCGCTGCGAGCTCGCACCTTGTGAAGAAATATAA